One window of Phoenix dactylifera cultivar Barhee BC4 chromosome 5, palm_55x_up_171113_PBpolish2nd_filt_p, whole genome shotgun sequence genomic DNA carries:
- the LOC103704682 gene encoding pentatricopeptide repeat-containing protein At5g46580, chloroplastic → MLVFSPAMALLAFPGSSYTCTPTFHHLDLQSPSSPRSFPFFLSKPSRRPTFLCHSSSSSSSNKQSPPAPNSTKTESTTPSLSDQLRPLSLTLLKDKDRASSNSHCLPTKPKPTWVNPSKPKPSVLSPHRHRRPPYSLNPDLRHLSLLSRSLRQAPDEPAAFSAALTEAFPLPPSQENALFVLNSLRSWPKALQFFDWLKTHADQSPLDTILYNVTMKSLRAGRQHDLVERLAQEMIDRGVPLDNVTYSTIITSAKRCCRFDRAVEWFERMYRTGVIPDEVTYSAALDVYAQLGKRGEVMTLYERARAGGWTPDSVAFSVLAKMFGAAGDYDGIQYVLQEMKSLGVKPDLVVYNTLLEAMGKAGKPGLARSLFDEMVSAGLSPNEKTLTALIKIYGKARWSRDALELWERMRSNKWPMDFILYNTLLSMCADLGLEEEAEKLFEDMKRPERGTRPDNWSYTAMINIYGSGGKAERALELFEEMLENGVEPNIMSYTCLIQCLGKAGRIGDAMRVFETSVERGVIPDDRLCGCLLSLVALCEEGEMEMVLASLEKANPRVVELIKMLRMEEVGFDEVQEEFRGMLNEATVEARRPFCNCLIDICRNHGFPSQRANDLLHLGTLYGFYPNLHAKSSDVWSLNLRSLSFGAADTAFEEWIKSLSDSVEKKEVLPQSFSINTGAGTHRFSQGLASAFASRLEKLAAPFRRNEETSGNFVASREDFISWVRSGAPSAVFAAL, encoded by the coding sequence ATGCTGGTATTTTCCCCAGCCATGGCACTCTTGGCCTTTCCTGGTTCTTCTTACACTTGCACTCCCACATTCCACCACCTTGACCTCCAGTCCCCGTCCTCCCCTCGTTccttccccttcttcctctccaaACCCTCTCGCAGACCCACCTTCCTTTgccactcctcctcctcctcctcctccaataagCAATCCCCTCCGGCGCCCAACTCCACGAAAACGGAGTCCACCACCCCCTCTCTCTCCGACCAGCTCCGGCCTCTCTCCCTCACCCTCCTCAAAGACAAAGACCGCGCTTCGTCCAACTCCCACTGCCTCCCCACCAAGCCCAAGCCCACCTGGGTCAACCCATCCAAGCCCAAGCCCTCCGTCCTCTCCCCACACCGCCACCGCCGGCCCCCTTACTCCCTCAACCCCGACCTCAGAcacctctccctcctctcccgcTCCCTCCGCCAAGCCCCCGACGAGCCCGCCGCCTTCTCCGCCGCTCTCACCGAGGccttccccctccctccctcccaagAAAACGCCCTCTTCGTCCTCAACTCCCTCCGCTCATGGCCCAAAGCCCTCCAGTTCTTCGACTGGCTCAAGACCCACGCCGACCAATCCCCCCTCGACACCATCCTCTACAACGTCACCATGAAGTCGCTGCGCGCCGGCCGGCAGCACGATCTCGTCGAGCGCCTCGCCCAGGAGATGATCGACCGCGGCGTCCCCCTCGACAACGTCACCTACTCCACCATCATCACCTCCGCCAAGCGGTGCTGCCGGTTCGACAGAGCCGTCGAGTGGTTCGAGAGGATGTACAGGACCGGCGTCATCCCCGACGAAGTCACCTACTCGGCCGCCCTCGATGTGTATGCTCAATTGGGCAAGCGGGGGGAGGTGATGACATTGTATGAGAGGGCCCGGGCTGGAGGATGGACCCCGGACTCTGTCGCCTTCTCGGTGCTCGCTAAAATGTTCGGCGCGGCCGGGGACTACGACGGGATTCAGTACGTGCTGCAGGAGATGAAGAGCCTGGGCGTGAAGCCCGATCTGGTGGTCTACAACACTCTGTTGGAGGCGATGGGGAAGGCTGGGAAGCCGGGGCTTGCCAGGAGCCTGTTCGACGAAATGGTGTCGGCTGGCCTGTCGCCAAATGAGAAGACGCTGACTGCACTGATCAAGATTTATGGCAAGGCGAGGTGGAGTCGGGACGCACTGGAGCTCTGGGAGCGGATGAGGTCCAACAAATGGCCGATGGATTTCATCCTCTACAACACACTGCTCAGCATGTGCGCCGATcttggattggaggaagaggccgAGAAGCTGTTTGAGGATATGAAGCGGCCCGAGCGCGGTACTCGGCCGGATAATTGGAGCTATACTGCAATGATCAACATATATGGGAGTGGAGGGAAGGCGGAGAGGGCATTGGAATTGTTCGAAGAGATGTTGGAGAATGGAGTTGAGCCAAACATTATGAGCTACACCTGTTTGATCCAGTGCTTGGGGAAGGCCGGGAGGATAGGAGATGCCATGAGGGTGTTCGAGACTTCTGTGGAGAGAGGTGTTATACCGGATGATCGGCTCTGCGGATGCTTGCTCTCACTTGTGGCTTTGTGCGAAGAAGGGGAGATGGAGATGGTGCTCGCATCCTTGGAGAAGGCTAATCCAAGGGTGGTTGAGCTGATAAAGATGCTCCGCATGGAAGAAGTTGGCTTCGATGAAGTCCAAGAGGAATTCCGAGGGATGCTGAATGAGGCTACCGTCGAGGCTCGGAGGCCCTTCTGCAATTGCCTGATAGATATATGCAGGAACCATGGTTTTCCTTCGCAGAGGGCTAATGATCTTCTGCATCTGGGAACCCTTTATGGCTTTTATCCTAATTTGCATGCAAAGAGTTCGGACGTATGGTCGCTGAACCTGCGATCGCTGTCTTTCGGCGCGGCCGATACTGCTTTCGAAGAGTGGATAAAAAGTTTATCAGATTCTGTGGAGAAGAAGGAAGTGTTGCCTCAATCCTTCTCTATTAATACTGGTGCTGGAACCCACAGATTCTCACAGGGATTGGCCAGTGCTTTTGCCTCACGTTTGGAGAAATTGGCTGCACCATTTAGGAGGAATGAAGAAACGAGCGGCAATTTTGTTGCTTCCAGGGAGGATTTTATATCATGGGTACGGTCCGGAGCTCCTTCTGCAGTTTTTGCTGCATTATAG
- the LOC103704683 gene encoding NAC domain-containing protein 71 → MSPMSLPPGFRFHPTDDELVGYYLKRKVEGLKIELEVIPVIDLYKFEPWELPDKSFLPKRDMEWFFFCPRDRKYPNGSRTNRATESGYWKATGRDRKVVCESSVHGLRKTLVFYRGRAPGGERTDWVMHEYRLCEDLSQGSPNFVGAFALCHIVKRYDHGQKIGDLQGESRAKRGRFSSMIDFSQKRCFNEVGSTPEENQSIVTDMLTRSNGSTRINSPENGSGTGLHQIMIDSDQRDFWDSHVSDALKVSSPKEGIYESMTANMFPNSIEICTPRNLSLISSYANFREEAYVTDELDGHGCSSSFASPAFCMDMYSNVEDATLQSLEWDTAELMNASFSGIETWNRVLSIPFNS, encoded by the exons ATGAGTCCTATGTCTCTGCCTCCCGGTTTCCGTTTCCATCCCACAGATGATGAGTTGGTGGGATATTACTTGAAGAGAAAAGTGGAGGGGCTTAAGATTGAGCTTGAGGTTATTCCGGTGATCGATTTATATAAGTTTGAGCCGTGGGAGTTGCCAG ACAAATCATTCCTTCCAAAGAGAGACATGGAGTGGTTTTTCTTTTGCCCGCGAGATCGTAAATACCCAAATGGTTCACGCACGAACAGAGCTACAGAATCAGGCTATTGGAAAGCCACTGGTAGAGACAGAAAAGTTGTCTGCGAGTCTTCGGTGCATGGACTCAGGAAAACCCTTGTTTTCTATCGTGGAAGGGCTCCTGGTGGAGAAAGAACTGATTGGGTGATGCACGAATATCGTCTTTGTGAAGATCTTTCTCAGGGATCTCCAAATTTTGTG GGAGCTTTTGCTCTGTGCCACATAGTGAAAAGATATGATCATGGGCAGAAGATAGGTGATCTTCAAGGAGAATCCAGAGCTAAAAGGGGTCGCTTTTCTTCCATGATTGACTTCAGCCAAAAAAGGTGCTTCAACGAGGTCGGGAGTACCCCAGAAGAAAATCAGTCCATAGTAACAGATATGTTGACAAGAAGCAATGGCTCGACTAGAATCAACTCTCCAGAAAATGGGAGTGGAACTGGGCTGCATCAAATTATGATTGATTCTGATCAGAGAGACTTCTGGGATTCACATGTTTCAGATGCCTTGAAG GTTTCTTCACCAAAGGAAGGCATATATGAATCAATGACTGCAAATATGTTCCCTAATTCAATAGAAATATGCACACCACGTAATCTTTCTCTTATCTCATCCTATGCAAACTTCAGAGAGGAAGCGTATGTGACTGATGAGCTTGATGGTCATGGATGCTCTTCATCTTTTGCAAGTCCTGCTTTCTGCATGGACATGTACAGCAATGTGGAAGACGCCACGTTGCAGAGCCTTGAGTGGGATACAGCAGAACTTATGAATGCATCGTTCAGCG GAATTGAAACCTGGAATCGAGTATTATCCATCCCCTTCAATTCATAG
- the LOC103704684 gene encoding DAR GTPase 2, mitochondrial isoform X2, whose protein sequence is MATASSFARRLGAAVREVSLKKGAGGWYGPHMAAAERAVLERIPLVDLVVEVRDARIPFTSAFESLRQRVCSHKHMILLNKVDLANRSLTEKWMKHFENQNRLCYGVNAHNKDNIKELLSIVRAKIKELKVGESTYTATVMLAGIPNVGKSAITNSMHQIGRISAAEKGKLKHAVVSPQPGETKDISSYKIASHPNIYILDTPGVLSPKIADDDSASKLALTGTVKDSLVEECKLARYFLAVLNSSEEYKHWENLKDAVDDTLSLNSREKLMAGCHTDQKRRRQYSSDHTQPCAGLHCKGCSCDPVQDYIII, encoded by the exons ATGGCAACGGCTTCTTCTTTCGCGAGGCGGTTGGGCGCCGCCGTGCGGGAGGTGAGCTTAAAGAAAGGGGCCGGAGGTTGGTACGGCCCTCACATGGCCGCCGCCGAGCGGGCCGTCCTCGAGCGGATCCCGCTTGTTGATCTCGTCGTCGAAGTCCGCGACGCCAGG ATACCCTTTACATCAGCTTTTGAGTCTCTGAGACAAAGAGTCTGTTCTCATAAGCATATGATTTTGCTTAACAAGGTGGATCTTGCAAATCGCTCACTGACAGAA AAATGGATGAAGCACTTTGAAAACCAGAATCGTCTTTGCTATGGAGTCAATGCCCACAACAAGGACAACATCAAGGAG CTTCTGAGCATTGTACGAGCCAAGATCAAGGAATTAAAGGTTGGTGAGAGTACGTACACTGCAACAGTTATGTTGGCTGGGATTCCAAATGTCGGCAAATCGGCCATCACCAATTCCATGCATCAAATTGGTAGAATAAGTGCTGCAG aaaagggaaaattgAAGCATGCTGTAGTGAGCCCACAACCTGGGGAGACAAAAGATATTAGCAGTTACAAG ATTGCCAGCCatcccaacatatatatattggaCACTCCAGGTGTTCTATCCCCTAAAATTGCTGATGATGACTCAGCTTCCAAACTAGCTTTGACAG GAACTGTTAAGGACTCGTTGGTAGAAGAATGCAAGCTTGCTCGATATTTCCTTGCTGTCCTTAACTCGTCAGAGGAATACAAACATTGGGAAAACCTTAAAGATGCAGTAGATGACACATTATCTTTAAATAGTAGAGAAAAACTCATGGCAGGCTGTCATACTGACCAGAAAAGGAGAAGACAATATTCTTCAGATCACACACAG CCCTGTGCAGGACTTCATTGTAAAGGATGTTCGTGTGACCCTGTTCAAGACTATATCATCATTTAG
- the LOC103704684 gene encoding DAR GTPase 2, mitochondrial isoform X3, with protein MATASSFARRLGAAVREVSLKKGAGGWYGPHMAAAERAVLERIPLVDLVVEVRDARIPFTSAFESLRQRVCSHKHMILLNKVDLANRSLTEKWMKHFENQNRLCYGVNAHNKDNIKELLSIVRAKIKELKVGESTYTATVMLAGIPNVGKSAITNSMHQIGRISAAEKGKLKHAVVSPQPGETKDISSYKIASHPNIYILDTPGVLSPKIADDDSASKLALTGTVKDSLVEECKLARYFLAVLNSSEEYKHWENLKDAVDDTLSLNSREKLMAGCHTDQKRRRQYSSDHTQDITWLRKSQASWLGIFCLQLI; from the exons ATGGCAACGGCTTCTTCTTTCGCGAGGCGGTTGGGCGCCGCCGTGCGGGAGGTGAGCTTAAAGAAAGGGGCCGGAGGTTGGTACGGCCCTCACATGGCCGCCGCCGAGCGGGCCGTCCTCGAGCGGATCCCGCTTGTTGATCTCGTCGTCGAAGTCCGCGACGCCAGG ATACCCTTTACATCAGCTTTTGAGTCTCTGAGACAAAGAGTCTGTTCTCATAAGCATATGATTTTGCTTAACAAGGTGGATCTTGCAAATCGCTCACTGACAGAA AAATGGATGAAGCACTTTGAAAACCAGAATCGTCTTTGCTATGGAGTCAATGCCCACAACAAGGACAACATCAAGGAG CTTCTGAGCATTGTACGAGCCAAGATCAAGGAATTAAAGGTTGGTGAGAGTACGTACACTGCAACAGTTATGTTGGCTGGGATTCCAAATGTCGGCAAATCGGCCATCACCAATTCCATGCATCAAATTGGTAGAATAAGTGCTGCAG aaaagggaaaattgAAGCATGCTGTAGTGAGCCCACAACCTGGGGAGACAAAAGATATTAGCAGTTACAAG ATTGCCAGCCatcccaacatatatatattggaCACTCCAGGTGTTCTATCCCCTAAAATTGCTGATGATGACTCAGCTTCCAAACTAGCTTTGACAG GAACTGTTAAGGACTCGTTGGTAGAAGAATGCAAGCTTGCTCGATATTTCCTTGCTGTCCTTAACTCGTCAGAGGAATACAAACATTGGGAAAACCTTAAAGATGCAGTAGATGACACATTATCTTTAAATAGTAGAGAAAAACTCATGGCAGGCTGTCATACTGACCAGAAAAGGAGAAGACAATATTCTTCAGATCACACACAG
- the LOC103704684 gene encoding DAR GTPase 2, mitochondrial isoform X1 — MATASSFARRLGAAVREVSLKKGAGGWYGPHMAAAERAVLERIPLVDLVVEVRDARIPFTSAFESLRQRVCSHKHMILLNKVDLANRSLTEKWMKHFENQNRLCYGVNAHNKDNIKELLSIVRAKIKELKVGESTYTATVMLAGIPNVGKSAITNSMHQIGRISAAEKGKLKHAVVSPQPGETKDISSYKIASHPNIYILDTPGVLSPKIADDDSASKLALTGTVKDSLVEECKLARYFLAVLNSSEEYKHWENLKDAVDDTLSLNSREKLMAGCHTDQKRRRQYSSDHTQDFIVKDVRVTLFKTISSFSDYLEKENEMERLIESQFMALQEAFRVSLESREDRYKAIAAKLLNLYRTGRLGRYTLDLVPSNMQEFI; from the exons ATGGCAACGGCTTCTTCTTTCGCGAGGCGGTTGGGCGCCGCCGTGCGGGAGGTGAGCTTAAAGAAAGGGGCCGGAGGTTGGTACGGCCCTCACATGGCCGCCGCCGAGCGGGCCGTCCTCGAGCGGATCCCGCTTGTTGATCTCGTCGTCGAAGTCCGCGACGCCAGG ATACCCTTTACATCAGCTTTTGAGTCTCTGAGACAAAGAGTCTGTTCTCATAAGCATATGATTTTGCTTAACAAGGTGGATCTTGCAAATCGCTCACTGACAGAA AAATGGATGAAGCACTTTGAAAACCAGAATCGTCTTTGCTATGGAGTCAATGCCCACAACAAGGACAACATCAAGGAG CTTCTGAGCATTGTACGAGCCAAGATCAAGGAATTAAAGGTTGGTGAGAGTACGTACACTGCAACAGTTATGTTGGCTGGGATTCCAAATGTCGGCAAATCGGCCATCACCAATTCCATGCATCAAATTGGTAGAATAAGTGCTGCAG aaaagggaaaattgAAGCATGCTGTAGTGAGCCCACAACCTGGGGAGACAAAAGATATTAGCAGTTACAAG ATTGCCAGCCatcccaacatatatatattggaCACTCCAGGTGTTCTATCCCCTAAAATTGCTGATGATGACTCAGCTTCCAAACTAGCTTTGACAG GAACTGTTAAGGACTCGTTGGTAGAAGAATGCAAGCTTGCTCGATATTTCCTTGCTGTCCTTAACTCGTCAGAGGAATACAAACATTGGGAAAACCTTAAAGATGCAGTAGATGACACATTATCTTTAAATAGTAGAGAAAAACTCATGGCAGGCTGTCATACTGACCAGAAAAGGAGAAGACAATATTCTTCAGATCACACACAG GACTTCATTGTAAAGGATGTTCGTGTGACCCTGTTCAAGACTATATCATCATTTAGTGACTacttggaaaaagaaaatgaaatggAAAGGCTGATTGAATCTCAGTTTATGGCCTTACAAGAAGCTTTCAGAGTGTCTCTAGAATCAAGGGAGGATAGATATAAAGCAATTGCTGCAAAGCTACTCAACCTATACCGGACTGGAAGACTTGGCCGATACACCTTGGATCTTGTTCCAAGCAATATGCAGGAATTTATTTAG